A window of Panthera tigris isolate Pti1 chromosome A3, P.tigris_Pti1_mat1.1, whole genome shotgun sequence genomic DNA:
TGGTTTCAATTGGGCAGAGAGTTTTGTTGCTGTAAAGTAAGCGCTTGATAATATTTAATTTGGGTCAACTCAGTGcgtgatatttaagaaaaaatatttctgtagctGGAGTCAGGGTGGACTATTCTCCAGGGTGGGTTATAGACCTGTACACCAGCCCAGGTTCTATTGCCAGGGTTTGCTGCCTCCCAGGAGGGTCCCAGTTACTGAGGGGGAAAAGATGTGCATATGGGAAATCCCTCATCCACCCTGATCCTTCTATGGAGAGAGGCATACTCACCTGGAAACTTTCTCCCATGTCTTCTTCAGAGAGTAAATTGAGGCACTCTGCAGAGCAGAGAGGATGGCATGCAGTGAAGAGTAGTTCCGCATGATTTGAcaggcctggggagggaagagaatgagtGGTCATGTGGGTAGCAGGAGTCCTATTTGCTCTAAAGTATCAGTCTCCCTCAGTTTAAATTTTCCCTCCAAGATGACAGATATCCAGGTGCCTGCAGAAGGGCACATATAAGACCCAAAGAGTAACactgctggggagagggaagatttTAGCTCATTCCAAGGAAGGAGCCAGGTAGGAACTGAGCGTTCCACCATTGGGACATGCAAGTAAAGGTCAGCATGTCCCTGGAGGGAAGAGCCTAGGGACTGTGCAGACCCTAGGGCTTAGACTAGGGACTCCAACCCTGAGAATTGATAAAGGAAATATCAGTTTCCAAGGCTCAGAAGAGTGACTCATCTTGGCCTCCCATAAAATACCTTGGCCACCTTTATCCAGTGCTCCACCACCATGGCCCTGTCCTGGGCTATCATTCTTGGGTTTCCAAGGCAGGTGGTGATGACACAGTTGACCACACTGTTAAATTGGGTGACGGTAGCACAGACTGTGGGTGCCAGGTGCTCATTACCAGGCTTATTCCGCTTGGACCAGATGGAGCCCAGGCACTGATGAGGCAGCACCTTCTTGAACAGCTCCtagagaatggggtggggagggtaggagTGTTCAGCCAGCCATTTCACATTCAGGATTAGTGTCCTAGGTAGGAGGTTACCAGGTCAGAGCTTTAGTTCCTGAAGCTGAGAATGTGGCCTGAGCCTGATTGGAATCCCTGGATTTCATTCCATTCTATTTTCACTGAGGGAGTCAAGTACAGGAAGACCTAGGAGTGAATactggcagggaaggaaggagagaatttgtACCCTGGTCATCCTTGCTAACCCCAGCCTCTAGATGACAGTTCAATGTGACTCCTCACAAGGGGGCATTTTCCACTCcacctgtttttccctttggtccTACTCTCCTTTCGATGCACATTCCCCCATGACAGTTACAACCATAGGTTTCTCTGTTTCCCCTTGTAGTTATGTACATGTCAGATGCCTAATAAGTGCACAGGGTGTTAAGACTCCAAGGAAGATGGGTGGGTGACCCATGGACTTGACTGCACCCAGTGAGCTGTCTTCCTCCACCTGAAGGACCAGGGCCTACCCATTTTTCTAGCTgttctatctcatttaatctacacAGTAACTCTGCATCAATTCTTATCAGTGCCTATCTCTACAGTTTGCAGCTGGACAGTGAAAGCTTGATTTAAGGACCTTGGCAGGGTAACATGGTTGATAAGTGGTCGAGCTGAAATTTGGACCCGGACTATAGTAGTCCACATCAGGGAAAGGCAGGTCTGGGTTAGCTGACGGCAAAAATGTAGAAAgtgccctgccctgtcctgccctgaGAGCCCAGCTTCTTACCGCATCTATGTACGTTAGCTGCTCTGCCACCAGCTTGGGAGGGAAGTCCATGAGGCTGGGCTTCTCCTCATTCAGCTGGTTCTTTGGGGTCACATGCCCGTGGCAGGAAGGCTCTGGCGCTGGAGTtggctctgtctctatttttagAGCTGGAGTTAAAATTCTAAGTAAAGCTGATGATTGAGCTGATTGTAGCTGTGGACCTGGCACATATGCTGAAGAAGATGTTAGCACTTGTTCCAGTTCTGGAACAGCTGATGGAGGTGATGCTGGCTCTGACGCTTGAGGTGATGGTTGAAACATAACTGGCGCTGTCTCTAGTTCCATAGTAGACCCCTTTTCTGGCTCTGCAACTGGAAGGAGCCCTGGGGCTGGCACTGGACCAGGATAAAGAGAAAGGTTCATCCACATAACTGACTTTCCAGGTGCCTTCCCAAAAACAGGACAGGTACCATTGCTTTCAAAACAATATTCAGCCCATGAACCCCACCCCAGTTAGTCTTCCCAgattttaatcccctttaccatCTGACTCTGCCTCAGTGGGCTCCAGAGTTTCCTGATGCACCAGGATAAGGGCGGTGTGGTTCTTCAGGTTCCAGTCATGCAGCTTCATATCCACATAGGCTGTCTTTACTTTGAAACTGGTAAAATTCAGAGACTGCCAGGTATCCTGAAATTTCTGGTCAGGCCATGTACTCAAGATGGGAGAGAGGGTGCTGGGTAGAGTCATGTGTGGAGAAGCATCAGAGGCCTGGCCTTTTATTCCACACTGTACTCCCACAGCATCATTATTTCTCTATGGATCCCAGAGGATGGCCCAGCCCACTTCCAACCCCGCCTTTGCAGTGGAAGGCCTAGTCATCCAGAAAACCTGTGTGAGTCTGGTTTTTTCACTGATACTCTTCTCACCACGGCCTTGGGCATAGTCAATGCCATCCTCAGTAAAGACCAGTAATAGGGCTTACGTTTGAGGCCGATTTATGAGCAGTCTTCTCACTACACCTTCTGTTCTTGGCCCTAGTTGCTGTGGTAAGCAGAGGTAGATatggagagaagcaggcagagccAGATAGAACAGTAGAAGGGAT
This region includes:
- the LOC122237279 gene encoding ral guanine nucleotide dissociation stimulator-like isoform X1 — protein: MACFPAHLPRVTLENKMFCCCIPIFRICGLKKAQSEKPLCHCRHQLSPHLRSCWSFGRRRSQSFTQDIFEELVHGFNYGSALDKCQVQKDTKNQRCSEESTLSLDEACTMLKLKEGTMENFLQSLLQSPFQDRNISNITTIFCIYQVFPMAQLVLGQQFKSTLSPILSTWPDQKFQDTWQSLNFTSFKVKTAYVDMKLHDWNLKNHTALILVHQETLEPTEAESDVPAPGLLPVAEPEKGSTMELETAPVMFQPSPQASEPASPPSAVPELEQVLTSSSAYVPGPQLQSAQSSALLRILTPALKIETEPTPAPEPSCHGHVTPKNQLNEEKPSLMDFPPKLVAEQLTYIDAELFKKVLPHQCLGSIWSKRNKPGNEHLAPTVCATVTQFNSVVNCVITTCLGNPRMIAQDRAMVVEHWIKVAKACQIMRNYSSLHAILSALQSASIYSLKKTWEKVSRKSFQKFKKLCTEDNPQRRELFLKERPSKWATLMMSRQRAQKRLQKKGVVPFLGTFLTDMVMLDTAMEDYLKGDEINHKKKTKEYEVMKEIMLLQVAADNYTLEPKEQFRAWFQAVERLSEDESYILSCQLEPQS
- the LOC122237279 gene encoding ral guanine nucleotide dissociation stimulator-like isoform X2; protein product: MLKLKEGTMENFLQSLLQSPFQDRNISNITTIFCIYQVFPMAQLVLGQQFKSTLSPILSTWPDQKFQDTWQSLNFTSFKVKTAYVDMKLHDWNLKNHTALILVHQETLEPTEAESDVPAPGLLPVAEPEKGSTMELETAPVMFQPSPQASEPASPPSAVPELEQVLTSSSAYVPGPQLQSAQSSALLRILTPALKIETEPTPAPEPSCHGHVTPKNQLNEEKPSLMDFPPKLVAEQLTYIDAELFKKVLPHQCLGSIWSKRNKPGNEHLAPTVCATVTQFNSVVNCVITTCLGNPRMIAQDRAMVVEHWIKVAKACQIMRNYSSLHAILSALQSASIYSLKKTWEKVSRKSFQKFKKLCTEDNPQRRELFLKERPSKWATLMMSRQRAQKRLQKKGVVPFLGTFLTDMVMLDTAMEDYLKGDEINHKKKTKEYEVMKEIMLLQVAADNYTLEPKEQFRAWFQAVERLSEDESYILSCQLEPQS